In Apus apus isolate bApuApu2 unplaced genomic scaffold, bApuApu2.pri.cur manual_scaffold_34_ctg1, whole genome shotgun sequence, one genomic interval encodes:
- the LOC127396209 gene encoding olfactory receptor 14J1-like, which yields MSNSSSISQFLLLAFADRRELQLLHFWLFLGIYLAALLGNGLIITTIAWDHHLHTPMYFFLLNLSLLDLGCISTTLPKAMANSLWDTRAISYTGCAAQLLFFVFFISAEWSLLTIMCYDRYVAICRPLHYGTLLGSRACVHMAAAAWASGFLNALLHTASTFSLPLCQGNALGQFFCEIPQILKLSCSHSYLRELGILVFSLFLAFGCFVFMVVSYVQIFRAVLRIPSQQGRHKAFSTCLPHLAVVSLFISTGIFADLKPPSISSPSLDLVVAVLYSVVPPALNPLIYSMRNKELKEAVWKLITKCFPEFLVCPSS from the coding sequence atgtccaacagcagctccatcagccagttcctcctcctggcattcgcagacaggcgggagctgcagctcctgcacttctggctcttcctgggcatctacctggctgccctcctgggcaacggcctcatcatcaccaccatcgcctgggaccaccacctccacacccccatgtacttcttcctgctcaacctctccctcctcgacctgggctgcatctccaccaccctccccaaagccatggccaattccctctgggacaccagggccatctcctacacaggatgtgctgcacagctcttgttctttgtcttcttcatctcagcagagtggtcccttctcaccatcatgtgctatgaccgctacgtggccatctgcagacccctgcactacgggaccctcctgggcagcagagcttgtgtccacatggcagcagctgcctgggcctctgggtttctcaatgctctgctgcacacagccagtacattttcactgcccctctgccagggcaatgccctgggacagttcttctgtgaaatcccccagatcctcaagctctcctgctcacactcctacctcagggaacttgGGATCCTTGTGTTTAGTCTCTTTTTAGcatttggctgttttgtcttcatggtggtgtcctatgtgcagatcttcagggctgtgctgaggatcccctctcagcagggaaggcacaaagccttttccacctgcctccctcacctggccgtggtctcTCTGTTCATCAGCACTGGCATCTTTGCCgacctgaagcccccctccatctcctccccatccctggacctggtggtggcagttctgtactcagtggtgcctccagcactgaaccccctcatctacagcatgaggaacaagGAGTTGAAGGAAGCGGTGTGGAAACTCATTaccaaatgttttcctgaatttctAGTGTGTCCATCTTCCTGA
- the LOC127396235 gene encoding uncharacterized protein LOC127396235, with translation MSNNSAECADGLKTEQTLAAMNLLDLFPNLQLYMWYVAEGILLFVAALVILLWFIDRTVAIVNRIITSLVILGMMILFSMGSLYVYGYTASPTGTTPKVNRTVHVGNSNSWFNFTSPYSLKLNLPALDVNSMVAVGMFLLNVYNILWMRRARCCSAHCHSPTGNVAATAAANTTAANTTTPAATKTTASTKKKPDPSRTKLVNPVTRSKAKTKAAESEGEEEEDPNTVDGAGTSQTDKKPGHSQTDKKPSHSQANKRTAGPPQSDDDDDLAHPFSMKELRLMRKDFTRIDGEGILPWLLRCFDSGAETYNVDEREAKQLGSLARDAGIDRALSSKTGTTTLWDRLLSAVRERYPHKGDIGWRRSRTPTLEKAITYLREIAVREVIYNNDGITDPDDVECDTQMFRKFVQAVPAAHAHIFSFMGCFEGYERPTVREVTVKARQYGDILSDSLYFQTSAVKKMVDRKYKMPNGSKLQTLPRDNWSRVAAIKKRRPATRQQQGRQDSLRRHLWSLLKNHFREDMRVWDKKPTDMLQLRVQELLNRTKPGDGSSKKKVAPVNNQDGSSSSSAQP, from the exons atgagcaataattctgctgagtgtgctgacggattgaaaactgaacagacacttgctgcaatgaatctactggatctttttccaaacctgcaattgtacatgtggtatgtagctgagggcattctgctctttgtagctgctcttgtgattcttttgtggtttattgacagaactgtagccatagtcaaccgtatcattaccagcctagtgatcctagggatgatgatactgttctctatggggtcactgtatgtgtacggttacactgctagtcctactggtacaactcctaaagtgaatagaacggtccatgttggtaacagcaatagctggttcaattttacctctccatattctctcaagctgaatctcccagctcttgatgtgaatagcatggttgcagtggggatgtttttgctgaatgtttataatatattgtggatgcgtagggccagatgttgttctgctcactgccactcccccacaggcaatgttgctgccactgctgctgccaacaccactgctgccaataccaccactcctgctgctacaaaaacaactgcttctacaaagaaaaagcctgatccatcgcgaaccaagctagttaaccctgtgactaggagcaaggcaaagacaaaagcagcagaaagtgagggtgaggaagaagaggatcctaatacagttgatggagcag gtacctctcagacagataaaaaaccaggccactctcagacagataaaaaaccaagccactctcaagcaaataaaagaacagcaggtcctcctcaatcagatgacgacgatgaccttgcccaccctttctctatgaaagaactgcgcctcatgagaaaggacttcacccgcattgatggtgagggaatccttccttggctgctccgatgctttgatagtggtgctgagacctacaatgtggatgagagagaagccaagcagttgggatccctggccagagatgctggtattgacagagcacttagtagtaagacaggaactactaccctgtgggaccgacttctttcagctgtgagagagagatacccccacaagggtgacatcggatggcgccgaagcagaacacccactctcgagaaagccatcacctacttgagagagattgctgtgcgagaagtgatctataataacgatggaatcacagatcctgatgatgttgagtgtgacacacaaatgttccggaagtttgttcaggctgtaccagcagcgcatgcccatatattctccttcatgggatgttttgaaggttacgaaagaccaactgtacgtgaggtaactgttaaagcacgacagtatggagacatcctctctgattccctttacttccaaacctcagccgttaagaaaatggttgacaggaagtataagatgccaaatggaagtaaactccagactcttcctagagacaactggtcacgtgttgcagccattaagaagagacgtcctgctacgagacagcagcaaggaagacaggactcactgcgacgccacctgtggtctctcttgaaaaatcattttagagaggacatgagagtctgggacaagaaacccactgatatgctccagttacgtgtgcaagagcttctaaacagaacaaagccaggagatggttcttccaagaagaaggttgcaccagtcaacaaccaggatggttcatcgagctctagtgctcaaccctag